One genomic region from Halococcus qingdaonensis encodes:
- a CDS encoding segregation and condensation protein A, producing MTEAAGGAVEDENGEVEPVELLVRLAEEGEIEPWDIDVVDVTDAFLERLDAADLRTSGRALFYASVLLRMKSEALLEPDEEDEPEIEPWEEGYEQPLDEFGPDPVAALEDEMDRRLDRKGARGTPETLDELVRELREAERDSWWKESRTYDTSGSPKGFQRGTQTLDYRSGDDLRVDDEPTEADVTGTAHGEDIEAIIADVQRVLRKQYDAGRDEVLYAEIDTAGGSRVETFLAVLFLSHRGHVRLQQDELFGDLWVQNPNTESASTEAIAD from the coding sequence ATGACTGAGGCGGCGGGCGGTGCTGTGGAGGACGAGAACGGAGAGGTCGAGCCGGTCGAACTGCTCGTGAGGCTCGCCGAGGAAGGCGAGATCGAACCGTGGGATATCGACGTCGTCGACGTGACCGACGCCTTCCTCGAACGGCTCGACGCGGCGGATCTGCGTACCTCGGGCCGGGCACTGTTCTACGCGAGCGTGCTCCTCCGGATGAAGAGCGAGGCGCTGCTCGAACCGGACGAGGAGGACGAACCCGAAATCGAGCCGTGGGAGGAGGGTTACGAGCAACCGCTCGACGAGTTCGGACCGGACCCGGTGGCGGCGCTCGAAGACGAGATGGATCGCCGGCTCGATCGGAAGGGCGCGCGCGGCACGCCGGAGACGCTCGACGAGCTCGTGCGCGAACTCCGCGAGGCCGAGCGCGACTCGTGGTGGAAGGAGTCCAGGACCTACGACACGAGCGGCTCGCCGAAAGGGTTTCAACGGGGAACGCAGACCCTCGACTACCGGTCGGGCGACGATCTGCGCGTCGACGACGAGCCGACCGAGGCCGACGTCACGGGCACGGCCCACGGCGAGGACATCGAGGCCATCATCGCGGACGTCCAGCGCGTCCTCCGTAAGCAGTACGACGCCGGGCGCGATGAGGTACTCTACGCCGAGATCGACACGGCGGGCGGCTCGCGCGTCGAGACCTTCCTGGCCGTGCTCTTCCTCTCACACCGCGGCCACGTCCGCCTCCAGCAGGACGAGCTGTTCGGCGATCTCTGGGTGCAGAACCCGAACACGGAGTCGGCCTCGACCGAGGCGATCGCCGACTGA
- a CDS encoding class I SAM-dependent methyltransferase produces the protein MSDPFGRAVRDFHRDEQDAPLIQRDGEWAREHPIEAFYFDEFDPDSDRSEFLMSWLDGPLLDMGAGAGRDTLYFQDQFETVAIEVSDHLVETMRERGVRDARRADMFALRESFERDRFQSAFAWGTQVELAASMQGLREFLDDLAFVTAPDGTATLDCHDPERIVAEGMLGYRADPTPGLAHRVMQFEYEGDIGETLLFRLFGPDRLREAAAEIGWEVAAHSYDAADSPHYQAALTKA, from the coding sequence ATGTCCGATCCGTTCGGCCGCGCCGTCCGCGACTTCCATCGTGACGAACAGGACGCACCCCTCATCCAGCGCGATGGTGAGTGGGCGCGCGAACACCCAATCGAGGCGTTCTATTTCGACGAGTTCGATCCCGACAGCGACCGCAGTGAGTTCCTGATGTCTTGGCTCGATGGCCCACTGCTCGATATGGGTGCAGGCGCGGGACGCGATACGCTCTACTTCCAGGATCAGTTCGAGACGGTCGCCATCGAGGTGAGCGATCATCTCGTCGAAACGATGCGCGAGCGGGGTGTCCGCGACGCCCGTCGTGCCGACATGTTCGCGCTCCGCGAGTCGTTCGAGCGCGATCGGTTTCAGTCGGCGTTCGCGTGGGGGACACAGGTCGAGCTCGCGGCCTCGATGCAAGGGCTCCGAGAGTTCCTGGACGATCTCGCGTTCGTCACCGCTCCGGATGGGACGGCGACGCTCGACTGTCACGACCCGGAGCGGATCGTGGCGGAGGGGATGCTCGGCTACCGCGCCGATCCGACACCCGGACTCGCCCACCGCGTGATGCAGTTCGAATACGAGGGCGACATCGGCGAGACGCTCCTGTTTCGGCTGTTCGGCCCCGATCGGCTGCGCGAGGCCGCAGCGGAGATCGGTTGGGAAGTCGCTGCCCACAGCTACGATGCCGCGGACTCGCCACATTACCAGGCGGCGCTGACGAAGGCGTAG
- a CDS encoding type 1 glutamine amidotransferase domain-containing protein, producing the protein MSDQLDGKTVGIVLAPRGSEEAEFTEPRDAVTDAGASVEVIGVETGEVETVNNDLDPAGSYEIEKTFADASVEEYDGLVVPGGTVGADTLRADDDAVEFVHDFFATEKPLCVICHGPWTLVEADVVDGRQLTSYHSLETDIRNAGGDWVDEEVVVDEGLVTSRNPDDLDTFCDKVVEEIEEGEHEDRETDDV; encoded by the coding sequence ATGAGCGACCAACTCGACGGCAAGACGGTCGGCATCGTTCTCGCACCGCGCGGTTCCGAGGAAGCCGAATTCACCGAGCCACGCGACGCCGTGACCGATGCCGGGGCCAGCGTCGAAGTCATCGGTGTCGAGACCGGCGAGGTCGAGACGGTAAACAACGACCTCGATCCGGCCGGCAGCTACGAAATCGAGAAGACGTTCGCCGACGCCAGCGTCGAGGAGTACGACGGACTCGTCGTTCCCGGCGGGACCGTCGGTGCCGACACTCTCCGCGCCGACGACGACGCGGTGGAGTTCGTCCACGACTTCTTCGCGACCGAGAAGCCGCTCTGTGTCATCTGTCACGGTCCGTGGACGCTCGTCGAGGCCGACGTCGTCGACGGTCGGCAGCTGACCTCCTATCACAGCCTGGAGACCGATATCCGCAACGCGGGCGGCGACTGGGTCGACGAGGAGGTCGTCGTCGACGAGGGGCTCGTCACCAGCCGCAACCCCGACGATCTCGACACCTTCTGTGACAAGGTCGTCGAGGAGATCGAGGAAGGCGAACACGAGGATCGCGAGACTGACGACGTCTGA
- the mtnP gene encoding S-methyl-5'-thioadenosine phosphorylase encodes MIGLIGGSGIYEALDLDAGHEESVETPFGAPSGSVTVGELDGREIAFLPRHGPNHELSPTEVPYRANIYALKELGVDRVLATNAVGSLREGLPPQTLVVPDQLFDRTRHRTTSFFGDGMVVHMGFAEPYCPHMTSHLATAAETIDDEAAAGADGEADDGPSADSGAEAGGGAEAGVEEDGTYVCIEGPQYSTRAESEFYRAQGWDIVGMTAVPEAKLAREAELCYASVAGVTDYDVWKEDSEVSLQEVLDNAAANEERINATIRRAIETMPDERDCDCAHALDGTINTAAEAIPDETRERLALLAGDYLD; translated from the coding sequence ATGATCGGTCTCATCGGCGGCAGCGGCATCTACGAGGCGCTCGATCTCGACGCGGGCCACGAGGAGAGCGTCGAGACGCCGTTCGGCGCGCCGAGCGGCTCCGTCACGGTCGGCGAACTCGATGGCCGGGAGATCGCCTTCCTCCCGCGACACGGGCCGAACCACGAGCTCTCGCCGACCGAAGTGCCCTACCGGGCGAACATCTACGCGCTGAAGGAACTCGGCGTCGATCGGGTTCTCGCGACCAACGCGGTCGGGAGCCTGCGTGAGGGGCTCCCGCCGCAGACGCTCGTCGTCCCCGATCAGCTGTTCGACCGGACGCGCCACCGCACGACCTCGTTCTTCGGCGACGGGATGGTCGTCCACATGGGCTTCGCCGAGCCGTACTGCCCTCATATGACCAGCCATCTCGCCACCGCGGCCGAGACGATCGACGACGAGGCGGCAGCGGGAGCGGACGGTGAGGCGGACGACGGGCCGAGTGCGGATAGCGGGGCGGAGGCGGGTGGCGGAGCAGAAGCGGGCGTCGAGGAGGACGGTACCTACGTCTGCATCGAGGGCCCACAGTACTCCACCCGAGCGGAGAGCGAGTTCTACCGCGCGCAGGGCTGGGATATCGTCGGAATGACCGCCGTACCGGAGGCGAAACTCGCCCGCGAGGCCGAGCTCTGCTACGCGTCCGTCGCCGGCGTCACCGACTACGACGTCTGGAAGGAGGACAGCGAGGTAAGCCTCCAAGAGGTGCTCGACAACGCCGCCGCGAACGAGGAGCGGATCAACGCGACGATCCGGCGTGCCATCGAGACGATGCCCGACGAGCGCGACTGTGACTGCGCGCACGCACTCGACGGGACGATCAACACCGCGGCCGAGGCGATCCCCGACGAGACCCGCGAGCGCCTCGCGCTGCTCGCCGGCGACTATCTCGACTGA
- a CDS encoding phosphoribosyltransferase has product MTERDDFTCTVTNWEYIYGRCRSVADQVRRTEFEPEVVVALARGGWFAGRCLCDFLGLDDLTSLKMEHYVGTAAKTGEPEIRYPMPEGSVEGKDVLIIDDIADTGGSIERAHEYVTDRDPNAVRTATVQLLGTSEFEPDYVGEHLDSWTWVIYPWNFIEDMTDLVSGVLKPDTAMGMEEIRHLLAEHHGIDRIEMEIAQPDRMDEVLAEMERRELVAREGEGWTLLEEP; this is encoded by the coding sequence ATGACCGAGCGCGACGACTTCACTTGCACCGTCACCAACTGGGAGTACATCTACGGCCGCTGTCGGTCGGTCGCCGATCAGGTCAGACGCACCGAGTTCGAGCCGGAGGTCGTCGTCGCGCTCGCGCGCGGCGGCTGGTTCGCCGGACGCTGTCTCTGTGACTTCCTCGGGCTCGACGACCTTACGAGCCTGAAGATGGAACATTACGTAGGAACCGCCGCCAAAACGGGCGAGCCGGAGATCCGCTATCCGATGCCCGAGGGCTCGGTGGAGGGCAAGGACGTTCTCATCATCGACGACATCGCCGACACCGGGGGCTCGATCGAGCGCGCCCACGAGTACGTCACCGACCGCGATCCGAACGCCGTCCGCACCGCGACCGTCCAACTGCTCGGGACGAGCGAGTTCGAACCCGACTACGTCGGCGAGCATCTCGACAGCTGGACCTGGGTGATCTACCCCTGGAACTTCATTGAGGACATGACCGATCTCGTGAGCGGCGTCCTGAAACCCGACACGGCGATGGGCATGGAGGAGATCCGCCACCTGCTCGCCGAGCATCACGGCATCGACCGCATCGAAATGGAGATCGCCCAGCCCGACCGGATGGACGAGGTGCTCGCGGAGATGGAGCGCCGGGAACTCGTCGCACGCGAGGGCGAGGGCTGGACGCTCTTGGAGGAACCATGA
- a CDS encoding SDR family NAD(P)-dependent oxidoreductase, which yields MNGLNDKTVAVTGAGAGIGRASALRFAEEGANVIVTDIDEDAGRETVELIEDDGGEALFLTVDITSQSDITAMVEEAVDSYGGLDMAHNNAAGAAGDMVPTAEVSEDDWDKELDITLKSTWRCMRHEIDAMLEQGGGAIVNTSSGAGLKGQRNVAPYSAGKHGVVGLTRTAALEYAEDGIRINAVCPGPVDTPGYSQMPDEMREKLKSSVPMRRLGEPEEMANAAVWLCSDDASYVTGMPLSVDGGIMAGR from the coding sequence ATGAACGGACTCAACGACAAAACGGTAGCCGTTACAGGTGCCGGCGCGGGTATCGGCCGTGCGTCGGCGCTGCGGTTCGCCGAGGAAGGAGCGAACGTCATCGTTACGGACATCGACGAGGACGCCGGCCGGGAAACCGTCGAACTGATCGAGGACGACGGTGGCGAGGCGCTGTTCCTCACCGTCGACATCACCAGCCAGTCAGACATCACCGCGATGGTCGAGGAAGCGGTCGACAGCTACGGCGGCCTCGACATGGCTCACAACAACGCCGCCGGTGCCGCGGGCGATATGGTGCCGACGGCGGAGGTTTCTGAAGATGACTGGGACAAGGAGCTCGACATCACGCTCAAATCCACGTGGCGGTGCATGCGCCACGAGATCGACGCAATGCTCGAACAGGGCGGCGGTGCGATCGTCAACACCTCCTCCGGCGCGGGGCTGAAGGGCCAGCGCAACGTCGCACCCTATTCGGCGGGCAAACACGGCGTCGTCGGCCTCACACGGACCGCCGCGCTCGAATACGCCGAGGACGGCATCCGCATCAACGCCGTCTGTCCCGGGCCGGTCGATACGCCCGGCTACAGCCAGATGCCCGACGAGATGCGCGAGAAACTCAAATCGAGCGTTCCGATGCGGCGACTCGGGGAGCCCGAGGAGATGGCCAACGCGGCCGTCTGGCTCTGTTCGGACGACGCCTCGTACGTCACCGGCATGCCGCTCTCGGTCGACGGCGGCATCATGGCTGGTCGCTGA
- the ppsA gene encoding pyruvate, water dikinase, translated as MAVLWLDEVGKDDIDAVGGKGASLGELAGAGLPVPPAFVVTAGTYRSFIEETGIDDDLFDAVDVDPDDSSALAAATAEAEDLILGTEMPEELREEILDNYGSLDDGDAFVAVRSSATAEDLPDASFAGQQETFLNITGDDLVQRVKECWASLFTQRAIYYREQQGFDHRNVDIAVVVQRMVDAEKSGVMFTSHPSTGAPELIVEAAWGLGEAVVAGEVSPDNYVVDRDSHELDSVTVADKKTMCVKESETGETTMVDVPNEKREAQVLDEDELDSLVEIGEQVEEHYGEPQDVEWAIFEGDVYMLQSRPITTIADDGGEQASVANGGDESGTSDDVLLTGLGASPGIASGAVAIVGKLDQLDKVGEGDVIVTEMTTPDMVPAMKRASGIVTDEGGMTSHAAIVSRELGVPAVVGSQSATSTLADGRHITIDGDKGTIREGEADDGERDAVEEVRPQSPVKPMTATEVKVNVSIPEAAERAAATGADGVGLLRMEHMILSTNKTPEKYIDDHGEDAYIEEIVEGVRNVAEEFYPRPVRVRTLDAPTDEFRQLEGGESEPDEHNPMLGYRGIRRSLDRPDVFVHELEAFRQLYGMGYDNVEIMLPLVNDVEDVLQAKNLMQDAGIDPDKRSWGVMVETPASALRIEEMADAGIDFASFGTNDLTQYTLAVDRNNGQVADRFDELHPAVLELVGQTIESCRENDVATSICGQAGSKPQMVQFLVNEGVSSISANIDAVRDVQHEVKRVEQKLVLDTVR; from the coding sequence ATGGCTGTACTCTGGCTGGACGAGGTAGGCAAGGACGACATCGACGCCGTCGGCGGCAAGGGCGCGTCGTTGGGCGAACTCGCTGGTGCCGGCCTGCCCGTCCCGCCGGCGTTCGTCGTCACGGCCGGAACGTACCGCTCGTTCATCGAGGAAACCGGGATCGACGACGACCTGTTCGATGCCGTCGACGTCGATCCCGACGATTCGAGCGCGCTCGCCGCCGCCACAGCCGAAGCCGAGGACCTCATTCTGGGGACGGAGATGCCCGAAGAACTTCGGGAAGAGATCCTCGACAACTACGGGAGCCTCGACGACGGTGACGCGTTCGTCGCGGTGCGCTCGTCGGCGACCGCCGAAGACCTGCCCGACGCCTCGTTTGCCGGCCAACAGGAAACCTTCCTCAACATCACCGGCGACGACCTCGTCCAGCGCGTCAAGGAATGCTGGGCCTCACTCTTCACCCAGCGAGCGATCTACTACCGCGAACAGCAGGGGTTCGACCACCGGAACGTCGACATCGCGGTCGTCGTCCAGCGGATGGTCGACGCCGAGAAGTCGGGCGTGATGTTCACCTCCCATCCCTCGACCGGCGCACCCGAACTCATCGTCGAGGCCGCGTGGGGGCTCGGCGAGGCGGTCGTCGCCGGCGAGGTCTCGCCCGACAACTACGTCGTCGACCGCGACAGCCACGAACTCGACTCCGTCACCGTGGCCGACAAGAAGACGATGTGCGTCAAAGAGTCCGAGACGGGCGAGACGACGATGGTCGACGTCCCCAACGAAAAACGCGAGGCACAGGTGCTCGACGAGGACGAACTCGACAGTCTGGTCGAGATCGGCGAACAGGTCGAGGAGCACTACGGCGAACCGCAGGACGTCGAGTGGGCGATCTTCGAGGGCGACGTCTACATGCTCCAGTCGCGACCGATCACGACGATCGCCGACGACGGGGGTGAGCAGGCAAGCGTCGCCAACGGCGGCGACGAGTCCGGAACGAGCGACGATGTGTTGCTCACGGGGCTCGGCGCGAGTCCGGGCATCGCCAGCGGCGCGGTGGCGATCGTCGGCAAGCTCGACCAGCTCGACAAAGTGGGCGAGGGCGACGTCATCGTCACCGAAATGACGACCCCGGACATGGTGCCGGCGATGAAACGCGCGAGCGGTATCGTCACCGACGAGGGCGGGATGACCTCCCACGCGGCGATCGTCTCTAGGGAACTGGGTGTCCCGGCCGTGGTCGGCTCGCAGAGCGCGACGAGCACGCTCGCCGACGGGCGGCACATCACCATCGACGGCGACAAGGGTACGATCCGCGAGGGCGAGGCCGACGACGGCGAGCGCGACGCCGTCGAGGAAGTCCGCCCACAGTCACCCGTCAAGCCGATGACCGCCACCGAGGTGAAGGTCAACGTCTCGATCCCCGAGGCCGCCGAACGCGCCGCCGCGACCGGCGCTGACGGCGTTGGTCTGCTCCGGATGGAGCACATGATCCTCTCGACGAACAAAACCCCCGAGAAGTACATCGACGACCACGGCGAGGACGCCTACATCGAGGAGATCGTCGAGGGTGTCAGAAATGTCGCCGAGGAGTTCTACCCACGACCGGTGCGCGTGCGCACGCTCGACGCCCCCACCGACGAGTTCCGCCAGTTGGAAGGCGGCGAGAGCGAACCCGACGAGCACAACCCGATGCTCGGCTATCGCGGCATCCGACGCAGCCTCGACCGCCCCGACGTGTTCGTCCACGAGCTCGAAGCCTTCCGGCAACTCTACGGGATGGGCTACGACAACGTCGAGATCATGCTGCCGCTCGTCAACGACGTCGAGGACGTCCTCCAGGCCAAGAATCTCATGCAGGACGCCGGCATCGACCCCGACAAGCGATCCTGGGGCGTGATGGTCGAGACGCCCGCCTCGGCGCTGCGCATCGAGGAGATGGCCGACGCGGGCATCGACTTCGCCTCCTTCGGGACGAACGATCTCACCCAGTACACCCTGGCCGTCGACCGGAACAACGGGCAGGTCGCCGACCGCTTCGACGAACTCCACCCCGCCGTGCTCGAACTCGTCGGGCAGACGATCGAGAGCTGCCGCGAGAACGACGTCGCGACGAGCATCTGCGGGCAGGCCGGTTCGAAACCGCAGATGGTGCAGTTCCTCGTCAACGAGGGCGTCTCCTCGATCTCGGCGAACATCGACGCCGTACGCGACGTCCAGCACGAGGTCAAGCGCGTCGAGCAGAAACTCGTCCTCGACACCGTCAGGTAG
- the mfnA gene encoding tyrosine decarboxylase MfnA — protein sequence MQRATPQEFSRVLSSMCTEPHPDARAAAERFLATNPGDPGTYETIADIEREVVAQLGEMVSLPEPAGYVTSGGSEANIQALRIARNRANTDDPNVVAPASAHFSFHKAAGMLGLELRTAPLDDERRANTTAMAELADEDTVAVVGVAGTTEHGRVDPIPEIATIADEAGALCHVDAAWGGFHLPFTDHEWDFADAPIDTMTIDPHKLGRAVVPAGGLLARSDELLDALAVETPYLESRSQATLTGTRSGAGVASARAALDALWPDGYRDQAERGQANADWLAAALDERGYSVVEPELPLVAAEIPGTTFEALREMNWRISRTGNGALRVVCMPHVTREMLRAFVDDLDRLK from the coding sequence ATGCAGCGGGCCACGCCACAGGAGTTCTCCCGCGTTCTTTCATCGATGTGTACGGAGCCACATCCCGACGCACGCGCGGCCGCCGAGCGCTTTCTCGCGACCAACCCCGGCGATCCCGGCACGTACGAGACGATCGCCGACATCGAGCGCGAGGTCGTCGCCCAGTTGGGAGAGATGGTCTCGCTGCCGGAGCCGGCGGGCTACGTCACCAGCGGCGGTAGCGAGGCGAACATCCAGGCGCTGCGCATCGCGCGCAACCGCGCCAACACGGACGATCCGAACGTGGTCGCGCCCGCGAGCGCCCACTTCAGTTTCCACAAGGCCGCCGGCATGCTCGGGCTCGAACTCCGCACCGCGCCGCTCGACGACGAGCGGCGGGCCAACACGACGGCGATGGCAGAACTCGCCGACGAGGACACCGTCGCGGTCGTCGGCGTCGCCGGCACCACCGAACACGGCCGCGTCGACCCGATCCCCGAGATCGCCACAATCGCCGACGAGGCAGGCGCGCTCTGTCACGTCGACGCCGCGTGGGGCGGCTTCCACCTGCCGTTCACCGATCACGAGTGGGACTTCGCCGACGCCCCGATCGACACGATGACGATCGACCCGCACAAGCTCGGGCGAGCAGTCGTGCCCGCCGGCGGACTGCTCGCGCGCTCGGACGAACTGCTCGACGCGCTCGCGGTCGAAACTCCGTATCTCGAATCGCGCTCGCAGGCGACGCTGACGGGCACGCGAAGCGGGGCCGGCGTGGCGAGCGCCCGCGCCGCACTCGACGCGCTGTGGCCCGACGGCTATCGCGATCAGGCCGAGCGCGGCCAGGCGAACGCCGACTGGCTCGCCGCCGCGCTCGACGAGCGTGGCTATTCGGTCGTCGAGCCCGAACTCCCGCTCGTCGCCGCCGAGATCCCCGGGACTACGTTCGAGGCGCTGCGGGAGATGAACTGGCGGATCTCCCGGACGGGAAACGGTGCGCTTCGCGTCGTCTGCATGCCACACGTCACCCGCGAGATGCTTCGAGCGTTCGTCGACGATCTCGACCGACTGAAATAG
- a CDS encoding YqaA family protein encodes MTPLLSALVAETVGTVSAPLQIDALERLVETATGPLGLLIIAGYSFLIAIALPLPSEIVLVAPLDLGISETGDFVLITLVSGIGKAAGSVVAFRLGHEARDRSGRLVEWLRDSRFDIVEWSERRTIQLVRRYGYIGLAIALSVPFFPDTLSIYAFTILEEDYLKFAAATFVGSAGRLLVVAGVFAPVTSLFGL; translated from the coding sequence GTGACGCCGCTTCTGTCGGCCCTCGTCGCGGAGACGGTCGGAACCGTGTCTGCGCCGCTGCAGATCGACGCGCTCGAACGTCTCGTCGAGACGGCGACCGGGCCGCTCGGGCTGCTCATCATCGCGGGTTACTCGTTCCTTATCGCGATCGCGCTCCCGCTGCCGAGCGAGATCGTCCTCGTCGCGCCGCTGGATCTCGGAATTTCCGAAACGGGTGATTTCGTCCTGATCACGCTCGTCAGCGGCATCGGGAAGGCCGCCGGCAGCGTCGTCGCCTTCCGCCTCGGCCACGAGGCAAGAGACCGGTCCGGGCGGCTCGTCGAATGGCTGCGCGACTCGCGGTTCGACATCGTCGAATGGTCCGAACGGCGAACGATACAGCTCGTGCGCCGGTACGGCTACATCGGGCTGGCGATCGCACTCTCGGTGCCGTTCTTCCCGGACACGCTGTCGATCTACGCCTTCACCATTCTGGAGGAGGACTACCTGAAGTTCGCCGCGGCGACGTTCGTCGGCAGCGCCGGACGGCTGCTGGTCGTCGCGGGCGTCTTCGCGCCGGTCACCTCGCTGTTCGGGCTCTGA
- the metG gene encoding methionine--tRNA ligase, translating into MSHEEFPTENPAVVTCGLPYANGDLHVGHLRTYVGGDAFTRALRKLGQETAFVSGSDMHGTPVAVNAWEEGVTPEEFALRHHEKYEATFPTFDIEFDNYGHTAEEENVELTQQFVRELDEKGYVYEQEIEVAWDPEEGQALPDRYVEGTCPYCGEHARGDECDEGCGRHLEPGEIEEPTSVITGNPAEYRTREHEFLRLSEFQDYLGEFIDRMDGTANARNQPREWIEGELQDWCITRDMDWGIEYPGDEELVLYVWVDAPIEYVSSTKQYSERVGSEEFDWEQAWQESGELVHVIGRDIIQHHTVFWPAMLHGVDYQEPRAVLASGFVNLDGKGFSTSRDRAVWVDDYLDEGFDPDLYRYYITTGTGFQQDIDFSWERFAERVNGELVGTVGNFLYRSLLFAHRNYGGTPDGEISEEVRERIEQAIDEFRDGVNDYSVRAVGESAVELSQFGNEYIQRHEPWNADDPERAAVIRDCVQLSKAVTVLSEPIMPGMAERLWDQLDETGSVHEVLLNAALDAPPAEFDAPDEPFEGIEDERVAELNEKLEAQIAAASEGGESSAATEGDAAEAAETDLEALTDDRIGFEEFQELDVRVGEVLAAEGIEGADDLARLEVDLGVETRQIVAGIKQLHDLDALPGERVVVLANIEKTELFGVESNGMVLAAGEAADLLTTHGDSPPGTRVR; encoded by the coding sequence ATGAGCCACGAGGAGTTCCCCACGGAGAACCCGGCGGTCGTCACCTGCGGGCTGCCGTACGCCAACGGCGACCTGCACGTGGGCCATCTCCGGACCTACGTCGGCGGCGATGCCTTCACGCGCGCGCTCCGCAAGCTCGGCCAGGAGACGGCGTTCGTCTCGGGGTCGGACATGCACGGCACGCCCGTCGCGGTCAACGCCTGGGAGGAGGGCGTCACGCCCGAGGAGTTCGCGCTGCGCCACCACGAGAAGTACGAGGCGACGTTCCCGACGTTCGACATCGAATTCGACAACTACGGCCACACGGCCGAAGAGGAGAACGTCGAACTCACCCAGCAGTTCGTCCGCGAGCTCGACGAGAAGGGGTACGTCTACGAGCAGGAGATCGAGGTCGCCTGGGATCCCGAGGAGGGACAGGCTCTGCCCGACAGATACGTCGAGGGCACCTGTCCGTACTGTGGCGAGCACGCCCGCGGCGACGAGTGCGACGAGGGCTGCGGTCGCCACCTGGAACCGGGCGAGATCGAGGAGCCGACGAGCGTGATCACGGGCAATCCCGCCGAGTACCGCACCCGCGAGCACGAGTTCCTGCGCCTCTCGGAGTTCCAGGACTACCTCGGCGAGTTCATCGACCGGATGGACGGGACGGCGAACGCGCGCAACCAGCCCCGCGAGTGGATCGAAGGCGAGCTCCAGGACTGGTGTATCACACGGGACATGGACTGGGGGATCGAGTATCCTGGCGACGAGGAACTCGTGCTCTACGTCTGGGTCGATGCACCGATCGAGTACGTTTCGAGCACGAAGCAGTACAGCGAGCGCGTCGGGAGTGAGGAGTTCGATTGGGAACAGGCGTGGCAGGAGTCGGGCGAGCTCGTCCACGTTATCGGCCGGGACATCATCCAGCATCATACTGTGTTCTGGCCCGCGATGCTCCACGGCGTGGACTACCAGGAACCGCGCGCGGTGCTCGCGAGCGGGTTCGTCAACCTCGACGGCAAGGGCTTTTCGACCAGTCGCGATCGCGCGGTCTGGGTCGACGACTACCTCGACGAGGGGTTCGACCCGGACCTCTATCGCTACTACATCACGACGGGCACCGGCTTCCAGCAGGACATCGACTTCTCCTGGGAGCGGTTCGCCGAGCGCGTCAACGGCGAACTCGTCGGCACGGTGGGGAACTTCCTCTACCGATCGCTGCTCTTTGCCCACCGCAACTACGGGGGAACGCCCGACGGTGAGATCTCCGAGGAAGTGCGCGAGCGCATCGAGCAAGCGATCGACGAGTTCCGGGACGGCGTCAACGACTACTCCGTGCGCGCGGTCGGGGAGTCGGCCGTCGAACTCTCCCAGTTCGGCAACGAGTACATCCAGCGCCACGAGCCCTGGAACGCCGACGATCCCGAGCGAGCGGCGGTCATCCGCGACTGCGTGCAGCTCTCGAAGGCGGTCACGGTGCTCTCCGAGCCGATCATGCCCGGCATGGCCGAGCGACTCTGGGACCAGCTCGACGAGACGGGTTCGGTCCACGAGGTTCTCCTGAACGCAGCACTCGACGCGCCGCCCGCCGAGTTCGATGCGCCCGACGAACCGTTCGAGGGCATCGAGGACGAGCGCGTCGCCGAGCTGAACGAGAAACTGGAGGCGCAGATCGCCGCCGCGAGCGAGGGTGGCGAGAGCAGCGCGGCCACGGAGGGTGACGCTGCCGAGGCCGCGGAGACCGACCTCGAAGCACTGACCGACGACCGCATCGGCTTCGAGGAGTTCCAGGAGCTCGACGTGCGAGTGGGCGAAGTGCTCGCCGCCGAGGGGATCGAGGGCGCGGACGATCTCGCGCGTCTGGAGGTCGATCTCGGCGTCGAGACGCGTCAAATCGTCGCCGGGATCAAACAGCTCCACGATCTCGACGCGCTCCCGGGCGAACGGGTGGTCGTGCTCGCGAACATCGAGAAAACGGAGCTGTTCGGCGTCGAGAGCAACGGGATGGTGCTCGCGGCCGGTGAGGCTGCTGACCTGCTGACCACCCACGGCGACAGCCCGCCGGGAACGAGGGTGCGCTGA
- a CDS encoding DUF7312 domain-containing protein, with amino-acid sequence MADDWKYAVEDLEDDGDESADDARATDVFGDDEPGDLEPGSPSFENVVFVLLGVAIALVVVLGI; translated from the coding sequence ATGGCGGACGACTGGAAATACGCCGTCGAGGATCTCGAAGACGACGGCGACGAGAGCGCGGACGACGCACGCGCGACCGACGTCTTCGGAGACGACGAGCCGGGCGATCTCGAACCGGGATCACCGTCGTTCGAGAACGTCGTCTTCGTGCTGCTCGGCGTCGCCATCGCGCTGGTGGTCGTTCTCGGGATCTAG